A stretch of Vibrio sp. B1FLJ16 DNA encodes these proteins:
- a CDS encoding AraC family transcriptional regulator yields MHILIRATNLRGYDNLVQSLGGAPQSLLSKYHIPSTDKRDEDSFLNFRNMIALLEDTAAALDCPDFGLKLAEFQGMGILGPISVIARSSATVGEALENISNYLHLHCSALTTKHIIQTKGTERTVRLEYNVQGNGIDYSVQCFELGLANAMQVIKLLCGREFNPISAHFMHSRLGEEAAYKNVFGCPVKFNQDWCGFVLPESVFSTPLSSEDEQTCKLARHYLDSQPSPFSDSVSDEVRKLIRGLLPTGQCSSEAIASHLSMHKRTLQRKLAQENTNYEQILVDERQVIARKYLKDPNLKLSQISGLLGYSEQATFNRACRSWFNVTPRTYRKQLLEELRNNFKV; encoded by the coding sequence ATGCACATATTAATCAGGGCAACCAACCTTCGCGGCTATGACAACCTCGTGCAATCTCTGGGCGGCGCTCCTCAAAGCCTATTGTCGAAATATCACATACCAAGCACAGACAAACGAGATGAAGACTCCTTTCTTAACTTTCGTAATATGATTGCTTTACTGGAAGATACCGCCGCTGCACTCGATTGCCCTGATTTCGGACTAAAACTAGCGGAGTTTCAGGGCATGGGAATTCTTGGGCCTATTTCTGTCATTGCGCGAAGTTCAGCGACTGTCGGTGAGGCACTGGAAAACATTTCAAACTATCTGCATTTACATTGTTCTGCTTTAACCACCAAACACATCATTCAAACGAAGGGAACAGAAAGAACCGTAAGGTTAGAATACAATGTCCAAGGCAATGGAATCGACTACTCGGTGCAGTGTTTTGAACTGGGCTTAGCCAATGCAATGCAGGTCATAAAATTGCTTTGTGGTAGAGAATTTAACCCCATATCCGCTCACTTTATGCATTCTAGACTGGGAGAAGAAGCCGCCTATAAAAATGTATTTGGCTGCCCGGTTAAATTTAATCAGGACTGGTGTGGGTTTGTCCTGCCCGAGTCCGTTTTTTCCACACCACTATCAAGTGAAGATGAGCAAACCTGTAAACTGGCGAGACATTATTTAGATTCGCAACCAAGCCCTTTTTCCGACTCTGTATCTGATGAGGTCAGAAAGCTGATTCGTGGCCTTCTTCCTACAGGCCAATGCAGCAGTGAAGCCATTGCTTCCCACCTTTCTATGCATAAAAGAACCCTGCAGCGAAAACTCGCTCAGGAGAACACGAACTACGAGCAAATCTTAGTGGATGAGCGACAAGTTATCGCCCGTAAGTACCTGAAAGATCCAAATCTAAAACTAAGCCAGATTAGCGGACTACTCGGGTATTCTGAACAAGCGACATTTAACCGCGCTTGTCGGTCTTGGTTCAATGTTACGCCACGGACTTACCGCAAACAGCTGCTGGAAGAACTGCGTAACAACTTTAAGGTGTAA